The DNA window GTCACGACCGTCGCTCCGACTTCGACGATGTCCGCAACACTGTCGTCGGGCACGACCGCGGCATGCTCGATGCGGTCCTGCGGGTGGCGTCCCGCCGATCGCAGCGCAGCCAGGGTGATCACCAATTGCGCTGCTGTGACGCAGTGCACCGCGACCGGGACATCCTCGGCGTGGCGCTCGGCGATCCACGCGGTGAGACCGGCGAGATCGAGATCGGTGTCATGCAGGATCCGCTTGCCGGGAGCAAGACAGTGCACTCGTTGACGGAGTTCACCTCGGCGGTGGGCGGCCATGAGTTTGACGACATCTCCGATTTCCAGGTCCGGTGTGGCGTCGGTGACGCCGGTAACTCCGTACGCACTCAGTCGCCTGCTGACCTCAGCAAGCCCGCTTTCGTTGCGCTGCAACGTATCCGACCAGTAATGATCAGAGCTGCGTAGTCGGCCATCGGGGTGATCGGCGAGTCCGACCTGCGCGAGCCCGGCTGAGTTCAGAGTCCAGAGGACCCCGCTGCGGTGCTGGACCCTGACCGGCACCGGTGGCGATAGGTTGTCCAATACCGTGCGGTCCAGCGGCCCGGCGACAGCTTCGTGATATCCGACCGCTCGGACCCAACCGTCACTGCCGACATCGGCGGCGGCGAGAACACGAGTCAGATCGGCGCGGCTGTGCACTTCGGCCGGACCCACCCGAACCGACGTCAACGCCGCTGCCGCCGAACGGAGATGGACGTGGTGATCATGCAGGCCAGGGACTACCGTTGCGCTGTTGGCGTCGTAGACCTGCTCACCGGGTAACGGTGTCAGCGCAGGCGAGATCGCGACGATCTGGTCTTCCACGCGAATGTCGGCGGCGCTCC is part of the Mycolicibacterium tusciae JS617 genome and encodes:
- a CDS encoding amidohydrolase family protein: MLIQRAVLLNGSAADIRVEDQIVAISPALTPLPGEQVYDANSATVVPGLHDHHVHLRSAAAALTSVRVGPAEVHSRADLTRVLAAADVGSDGWVRAVGYHEAVAGPLDRTVLDNLSPPVPVRVQHRSGVLWTLNSAGLAQVGLADHPDGRLRSSDHYWSDTLQRNESGLAEVSRRLSAYGVTGVTDATPDLEIGDVVKLMAAHRRGELRQRVHCLAPGKRILHDTDLDLAGLTAWIAERHAEDVPVAVHCVTAAQLVITLAALRSAGRHPQDRIEHAAVVPDDSVADIVEVGATVVTQPNFVAERGDQYLNDVPTAEHHELWRVGSLLAAKVPVALSTDMPFGHGDPWKAMRAAVSRTTGGGTVLGADECVTARDALGMFFGAADAPAVQRRIAPGQPGDLCILGAGPAEVLAELDSGMVVATIVAGNVVHGGALTG